A single Drechmeria coniospora strain ARSEF 6962 chromosome 03, whole genome shotgun sequence DNA region contains:
- a CDS encoding protein arginine N-methyltransferase 1, which yields MSADKMDVEMAEQRMNSLEHSEQHYFKSYDHHANPESPPRKGIHEEMLKDEVRTRSYMNAIVQNKHIFKDKVVLDVGCGTAILSMFAAKAGAKHVIGVDMSSIIFKAREIVKTNGLSDKITLIQGKMEEVKLPFPKVDIIISEWMGYFLLYESMLDTVLYARDTYLEKDGLIFPDKATIFFAGIEDGDYKEEKIGFWDNVYGFDYTPLKETALSEPLVDTVDLKTVVTDPTPVLTLDLYTCTVADLAFTTNFKLSVKRDDFIHALVSWFDIDFTACHKPIRFSTGPHTKYTHWKQTVFYFKDVLTVQEGEEVECKLLVKPNTKNRRDLDIEVEYEFETGDATRTARGKCDYRMC from the exons ATGAGCGCCGACAAGATGGACGTCGAAATGGCGGAGCAGAGGATGAACTCGCTCGAGCACAGCGAGCAGCACTACTTCAAGAG CTACGACCACCACG CTAACCCCGAGTCTCCCCCTCGAAAAGGCATACACGAGGAAATGCTG AAAGATGAGGTCCGCACGCGGTCGTACATGAATGCCATCGTCCAGAACAAGCACATTTTCAAGGACaaggtcgtcctcgacgtcggatGCGGTACCGCCATCCTGTCCAT GTtcgccgccaaggccggcgcAAAGCacgtcatcggcgtcgacatgTCCTCCATCATCTTCAAGGCCCGCGAGATCGTCAAGACCAACGGCCTGTCCGACAAGATCACCCTCATCCAGGGCAAGATGGAGGAGGTCAAGCTGCCCTTTCCCAAGGTCGACATCATCATCTCGGAGTGGATGGGCTATTTCCTGCTCTACGAATCCATGCTCGACACCGTCCTCTACGCCCGTGATACCTACCTCGAGAAGGACGGCTTGATCTTCCCCGACAAGGCCACCATCTTCTTTGCCGgcatcgaggacggcgactACAAGGAGGAGAAGATCGGAT TCTGGGATAACGTCTACGGCTTCGACTACACCCCCCTTAAGGAGACGGCCCTCTCGGAGCCTctcgtcgacaccgtcgaCCTCAAGaccgtcgtcaccgaccCCACTCCCGTCCTCACCCTTGATCTCTACACgtgcaccgtcgccgacctggCCTTCACCACCAACTTCAAGCTCTCCGTCAAGCGCGACGACTTCATCCACGCCCTCGTCTCGTGGTTCGACATTGACTTTACTGCCTGCCACAAGCCCATCCGCTTCTCCACCGGCCCCCACACCAAATACACGCACTGGAAGCAGACCGTCTTCTACTTCAAGGATGTCCTGACCGTccaggagggcgaggaggtcgagTGCAAGCTCCTCGTCAAGCCCAACACCAAAAACCGCCGAGATCTCGACATCGAGGTCGAGTACGAGTTCGAGACGGGCGACGCCACCCGGACCGCTCGGGGCAAGTGTGACTACCGCATGTGctga